The following is a genomic window from Devosia neptuniae.
GGGACTGACCAATGCCTGGGGCTACAATCCGGTGGTCTATTCAGCCATCGATCCGCGCCTGGCGCCGCGGGGCCCGCATGAATTGCGGAACATGACCGATCTCTACCGCAAGAACAGCATCTCGGTGATCCTCGACGTTGTCTATAACCATACCGGGGAGGGTGATGCCGACGGCCCCATGCTCAGCTTGATGGGGCTGGACGCCAAGACCTATTACCGGTTCGTCGAAGTCGACGGCAAACAGCATCTGGTCAACGATACCGGCACCGGCAATACGCTGCGGTGCGATCATCCCGCGACGCAGCGGCTGGTGATCGACAGCCTGCGCTATTGGGTCGAGGAAATGGGGGTTTCCGGCTTCCGGTTTGATCTGGCCACAGTGCTGGGGCGCGAGCCGGGGTTTAATCCGAACGCCGAAATGCTCAAGAAGATCAAAGCTGATCCGGTGCTGAGCCAGTGCATCCTGGTGGCCGAGCCATGGGACCCGGGTCCGGGTGGCTATCACCTTGGCCAGTTCGGCAAGGAATTCAAAGAGCACAACGACACCTATCGCGACGAAATCCGCGGCTTCTGGCGCGGGGAGGACGGCAAGATCGGTGCGCTGGCGGGCAAGGTCGCGGGCTCGGCCGAGATTTTTGACAGCGCGGGCCGCAAGCCCAGCAATGGCGTCAATATGCTGGCCGTGCATGACGGGTTCACCCTGCGCGACCTGGTCAGCTATAGCGACAAGCACAATGAGGCCAATGGCGAGGGCAATCGCGACGGGCATAACCACAATCAATCGTGGAATTGCGGGGCCGAGGGCGAGACCGAGGATGCGGCCATCAATGCGGCACGCAAGCGCGATGTGCGGGCGCTGCTGGCGACGCTGTTCCTGTCGCGCGGCACGCCGCTACTACAACAGGGCGACGAAATGTTCCGCACCCAGCAGGGCAATAACAATGCCTATGCGCAGGATAATGAAATCACCTGGCTCGATTGGGAAGCGGCGGATGGCGAACTGGTGAATTTCGTCGCTGCCGTGAATGGTTTCCGCAAGGCGCATTCGGCGCTGACGCATGACCATTTCCTCACCGGCCAAGACAAGAATGGCGTGCGCGACGTGGTCTGGCTGCATCCCGATGGCCGCGAGATGAATGAGGGCGACTGGCGCGATTCGGCCGCCTCGGTGCTGGGCATGCAGCTGACCAACAAGGACGATCAGGTGCTGGTCTGGTTCAACCGCCGCGCCGAACCGGTGGTGGCGCGGCTGCCGGAAGGGAACTGGGCGGTTGGCATCCAGTCGGACAGCAGTGCGGAGATAGCTTTTTCCGAGGGCACGGCCACGCTGACGCCGCGCTCGGTGGTGGCGTTGGTCAGGGCGTGAAATACGCTCTGCCGGGGTGTCAGGGCTGACCATCGCAAAGCCGTAATTGCGCCCGGACAATTCCATCAATTGCCCGAACATTTGCCGCGGCGGGCGCGCAGCTTGTGGCTGTCGCCCGCACCGTCTCTTGTGGGCTGATAATGGCGCCGGACCGCTGCACAGGGTCCGGCGCCGTTTTATTCGGCGGCTACCGCATCGGTGAAGCCGCCAGCCTTTTCGATGAAGCCGATGATCTGGTCGAGGCTTTCGCGCCGCAGCAGGTCGGTGAAGACATAGGGCCGACCCTCGCGCACTTTCTGCGTGTCGCTTTCCATCACTTCGAGGCTCGCGCCGACATATTGCGCCAGATCGGTATGGGTGATGACCAGCAGGTCCGAGCGCGAAATGGCCGGGCCGCCTTTGCGCGGGATTTTTTCGCCCTGGGCGACCGAGATCACATAGATGGTGAGATCCGCCAGGTCGGGCGAGAAGGTCGCCGCCAGATTGTCGCCGCCGCTTTCGATCAGGATGATGTCGAGGTCGGGGAATTTGCGGTTGAGATCATCGATTGCCGCCAAATTCAGCGAGGCGTCCTCGCGGATGGCGGTGTGGGGGCAGCCGCCGGTTTCGACGCCCACGAT
Proteins encoded in this region:
- the glgX gene encoding glycogen debranching protein GlgX — encoded protein: MKPELVPNGGTTDRLGATLVADGVNFAVYSESASAIWVSIYNEQDEETDRFELDVHRDHIHAGLVAGLGAGTRYGLRADGEYNPDQGLFFDPQKLLVDPYAKRLDRVFVRSPRLRLDRAEAVDTAPLVPKAIVVTPNDELILPRKKAPGLFYEMNVRGYTMRHPSVQGPLRGTVAALTTQRVIDHLKFIGVDTLQLMPTAAWIDEGHLPALGLTNAWGYNPVVYSAIDPRLAPRGPHELRNMTDLYRKNSISVILDVVYNHTGEGDADGPMLSLMGLDAKTYYRFVEVDGKQHLVNDTGTGNTLRCDHPATQRLVIDSLRYWVEEMGVSGFRFDLATVLGREPGFNPNAEMLKKIKADPVLSQCILVAEPWDPGPGGYHLGQFGKEFKEHNDTYRDEIRGFWRGEDGKIGALAGKVAGSAEIFDSAGRKPSNGVNMLAVHDGFTLRDLVSYSDKHNEANGEGNRDGHNHNQSWNCGAEGETEDAAINAARKRDVRALLATLFLSRGTPLLQQGDEMFRTQQGNNNAYAQDNEITWLDWEAADGELVNFVAAVNGFRKAHSALTHDHFLTGQDKNGVRDVVWLHPDGREMNEGDWRDSAASVLGMQLTNKDDQVLVWFNRRAEPVVARLPEGNWAVGIQSDSSAEIAFSEGTATLTPRSVVALVRA
- the ureG gene encoding urease accessory protein UreG, producing the protein MKSLNGPLRIGIGGPVGSGKTTLCEMLLKALRDRYSMAVVTNDIYTREDALILARAQAISEDRIVGVETGGCPHTAIREDASLNLAAIDDLNRKFPDLDIILIESGGDNLAATFSPDLADLTIYVISVAQGEKIPRKGGPAISRSDLLVITHTDLAQYVGASLEVMESDTQKVREGRPYVFTDLLRRESLDQIIGFIEKAGGFTDAVAAE